A segment of the Prochlorococcus marinus XMU1412 genome:
AATTACGCAGTAATTAAACTTCCTTTGAACTACCTCACTAATATCAGTAGCCATATTATCTCTTAAATAATCAAAACCTAATTCTGAATTTGTGGCATAAGTTATATCACAATCATAATTTTTCTTTCTCTCAACTGGATTCATATCTTGCTGAATCAAACCAACGGATAAACCTAAAAAACGATGAACTTGTCCCATCCACTCTGCATCCCTTCTAGCTAAATAATCATTTACAGTAACAACATGAACACCTTTTCCAGTAAGAGCATTTAAATAACAAGGTAATGTTGCGACAAGAGTTTTTCCCTCTCCAGTTTTCATCTCAGCAATTTGACACTCATTTAAAACCATCCCGCCAATTAACTGAACATCAAAATGTCTCATATCAAGAACACGTTTACTTGCTTCTCTTACGATTGCAAAGGCTTTAGGAAGAAATTCTTCTAGGAGTTCTTTTTGCTTTTTAAAATCTAATTCTGCTGAAATATTTGATTTAAGATTTTGAGTTTCTTTTCTAAGCTCATCATCAGTCAATTGAGAAATTTCTTCTTCTAAAAAATTTATCTCTTCGACTATTGGTTGATAGCGCTTTAACTTTCGTGTATTCGGATCTCCCAACAAAAGTTTTAGCATAAGTCAAAGTCCTTAAAAAATTCATCTTATTACAAACATTATAAATTAGTGCGTTACAACAGAATGAAGAAAACTATTATCTCTTTATTTTATAGAAACGATCGATTAAGGTATTTAGATTGAAGTCACAAAAATAACCTAGCTGACATCACTTTTCAAAATTTTTTTTACTAAATGAAAGAAATATCTCTAATCAAACATGCCAAAGGAGCTTTAGGGTTAAGGGTTTTTGGATTAGGTCCTAATCTGAAACCAACAAATGGCTTAATTAAGCTACAAAAATTACTAGATACCAATGCTTTCTGGGCAAAAAATAGAACAATTAATGATCTAAAAAAATGTCTTGCTAACAGTGATGTCGTAATAAGTCTTTGGGTTGGTAAGGAAATAGTTGGATTTGGTAGAGCTTTGACCGATGGGATTTACCGCGGAGTACTTTGGGATATTGTTATAGATCAAAATCATCAAGGCAAAGGTTTTGGCACATTAATTGTAAAAAATCTTTTATCTTCTAAAAAAATTAAAAATACAAAAAAATTATATTTAATGACAACAAATAAAAAATTGTTTTATTCTCAATTGGATTTTAAAGAAGTTACTTCTCAAAATTTATTGATTCATGAAATATAAGGCACTTTGTTTCTAGAGAAATAAAATCAAGATACAAATTTACTATAAAGCCATCTTATAAAAGTTCCTAAAATAGGAACTGGTCCAAAAGTTGGTCCGCAAAAATCAAAGTAATCTCTGTGCTCTTTGATTAATCCATTTTCCCCAAATAATAAACGAGTGGTTCCAGGATAAATAAATTCTTTACCCATAATTTTTAAACCCATTGTCCATTCAACAAATCCACAATCCCCAGTTATGGAAATTGCATGAGTTTCTAAAAAAACATCATCACATCTTTTAACTAGCTTTTCTTGAGCTTTAACATAAGAATCTAAGCCCTCTGTTTCCTGAGTTGGGTCAGTAAAAATAACATTCTCATTATAAAATTCAGCCCATTTTTGTTTTGTTGGTGCATCCGTACCATAAGGTTTAGTAAATAATCCCTTTAAATCCTTTATAGAAATTACTCTTGTCATTACGAAATTTTTATTAAGAACATCTTAAAAGATACAATCATTAAAAGCGGATGAAGAGATTCGAACTCTCGACATTCTCCTTGGCAAGGAGATGCTCTACCACTGAGCTACATCCGCATAACTCTCTTATTTTATCTCAAAGAAGGGATCAATGATTAAAATAATTAAATTTTTTCAATTAATTTAAATTTTTAATTAAAGATCCCATCTCAATTGCTTGTAAAGCATAATTCCAACCAAGATTATTTTTAATCCCTGCTCTTTCTAAAGCTTGCTGCATAGTATCAGTAGTTAAAACTCCAAAAATAATTGGAACATTATTTTCATTTGAAACTTGCGAAATACCTTTGCTAGCCTCTGATATAACGACATCATAGTGGGAAGTTTCACCACGGATCACAGCCCCAAGAGCAATTACAACGTCATAACTCTTTTTTTTCATGAGGGTTTTAGCTGCGATTGGTAATTCGAATGAACCAGGAACCCAAACTATATCTACTTGATTGCTTAATACAGAAGTATCTAAACCATGTCTTTTTAAACAATCAAGACAACCAGATAGAATTTTATTTGTAATTAAATCATTAAATCTTGCTATTACAATCCCAACTTTTAAAGTAGAGGCATTAGTAAAAGAACCCTCAAAAATAGCCATTAAATTTTACTTAGATATATTAATAGACTCTCACGAAAAGGTATTAAGTTCAAACTAATGAAGAAACTATCCCTGTAACAAAAACCAAAACAATCCAAACAGCAGCAATAGAATAAATTTTTCTCCTACTTTCTCGCTGTCCTTCCTCAGTAGAAGGTTGAGTCACATATAAAACGGGTACTCCAACTACCGCAATTAGAGAAGCAAATAATAGAGCATTTACGAAGAAAAAGTTAACAGCCTGCATAATTCAGTCTTAAGTTTCAAATATTATAAATACTATAATCTCATGAAAATGATAATTTTTAGAGAAAATTTACATACTTTAGCCACTTTAAAATGCAAAAAAAAAATTTCTACCTAATATCTATTTAGGAATTAAAAAAGTATGCAAGAAGATACGATAATTCAAAAGAATTTATTTGCAATTGGTAATGATAATAATGAGCAAAAAGAAATAACAAAAATTACAGAAGATTTATCTTTGGAAGATTTAAAAAAAGAATCGCAAAAAAGACCCAGACAAAGAAAAAATTCAACTAATTTAATAAATAAATTCAAGACTGATTTAATTTCAAATAACAAAAATGTTTGCATCAATGAAGAATCCTATAGCTATAAAACTGTTTCAAAACTGAAATTAACTCCTGTAATGAAGCATTATGTAACTCTAAAAGAAGAAAATAAAGATAGGTTATTACTTTATAGATTAGGAGACTTTTTTGAATGTTTTTTTGAGGACGCTGTATTAATATCTAACCTTTTAGAAATAACGCTTACCAGTAAAGATGCTGGCAAAGAGATTGGTAAGATCCCTATGGCAGGGGTTCCCCATCATGCAATGGAGAGATACTGTGCTGATTTAATTAAAAAAAATTACTCTGTAGTTATATGCGATCAATTAGAAAAAAGTTCTGGCAATTATGGGACTCCAATTAAAAGAGGAATAACAAGAATAATTACTCCTGGAACTGTAATTGAAGAGGGGATGTTGATAGCAAAGAAAAATAATTGGATTACTGCTATTTACTTATCAGAAGAAAACTCAGATGAATCTTATGAATGGGGCATATCAAAGGCTGATGTAAGCACAGGAGAATTAATAACTTTAGAAGGCCAATCTCTGTCAAAACTATTTGATGAAATTATTAAATTAGATTCTTCAGAAATCATTGTAGGAAGCAATGCAGTAAGAAATTTATTAATTAAAGGAAATAGGCAAATTACATATACTGTTTCTCAAGAGACTAATTTTGGAATTAATGAAGCAAATTATCTAATAAAAAATTATTTCCAAATTGCAAACTTAGAGGGAATAGGACTTAAAAATTTAAACAATGCAACTAGATCACTTGGAGGCTTATTAAATTATTTAGAAAAAATTAATCCTTCAAATTTAGATAAAGATTCTTCATTAAAAATCTCATTAGACTTTCCACAAATCCAATATGGTCACAACAAATTAATTATTGATTATCAAACTCAAAAAAACTTAGAAATCAAAAATACACAACGAGAACACAATTATGTAGGCTCGCTCTTATGGAGTATTGATAGAACTTATACTTGCATGGGTGCAAGGTGTTTAAGAAGGTGGATAGATTCACCACTATTAAACGTTAATGAAATTTATAAAAGACAAAATATAATTACAAACTTTATTGAATCTAAAAAATTACGTACAGATACTCAAAATTTACTTAGAGCAATGGGGGATTTAGAAAGACTTGCAGGTAGAGCTTGTGCAGGTCATGCAAGTCCCAGAGACTTAATTGCAATAGCTGAAGGTTTAAAAAAATTGCCTAGACTAAAATCCATAATTAAATTATTTAAATATGATCTCCCAGATTGGACTGATCAATTAAAAAATATTGATGAAGGACTCTTAGAATTAGCTGATACTATAAGTTTTAAACTAATAGAAAATCCCCCTCTAAATATTAGTGAAGGAGGCATGATCCACGATGGTGTTGACAATATATTAGATGGTTTACGTAATTTAATGGATGATTACTCTGAGTGGCTAAATAAAGAAGAATTAAAAGAAAGAAAAATTAGCAAAATTTCAAACCTAAAAATTCAATTTCATAAAAATTTTGGTTATTACATTTCTATAAATAAATCAAAAGTTAATTTAGCTCCACAACATTGGATCAAAAGGCAAACACTTACTAATGAAGAAAGGTATATCACTTCAGAAATTAAAAATAAAGAAAATAAGATTTTCCAAATAAAAAGTAGAGCTTCTTCAAAAGAATATGAAATTTTCTGCGAATTAAGAAATATAGTTGCTGAAAAAACAAAACAAATAAGATCAATCGCAAAATCCATAGCATCTCTTGATGCACTGCTTGGTTTATCAATTACTTCAGTAGAAAACAATTTTATAAAACCTTCATTAATACCAATAAATGATTCAATGACAAAAAATAGTACAAAAATTATCGCAGGAAGAAATCCAATTGTAGAGCAATTGTTAAGTGATAAAAAGTTTGTAGCAAACGATATCTCTTTTGAGGATAATCAAAAATTAATTATATTAACCGGTCCCAATGCAAGCGGAAAAAGTTGCTTTATAAGACAACTCGGTTTAATACAAATTCTCACACAAATTGGAAGCTTTGTTCCTGCTAATAATGCTGAAATCAAGATTGCAGATAGGATTTTCACAAGAATTGGGGCAGTTGATGATCAATCATCTGGGCAATCAACATTTATGGTAGAAATGTCTGAAACTGCATCAATTCTAAATCAGGCAACTTCTAGCTCACTAGTTTTACTTGATGAGATAGGCAGAGGGACATCAACTTTTGATGGACTTTCAATAGCTTGGTCAGTAAGTGAATATCTTGCAAAAAAAATTCAATGTAATACTATTTTTGCTACGCACTATCATGAGCTTAATTACTTAAAAAATTCAAATAGGAATATACAAAATTTTCAAGTTTTAGTAGAACAAAATAACGATCAGCTAATTTTTAGCCACAGAATTGTTAAAGGGGGCTCAAACAAAAGCTATGGCATAGAAGCAGCTAAATTAGCAGGAGTTCCAAAAGAAGTTATAGAAAAAGCAAAATCAGTTTTAAATTCTTTAGAAGAAAATAACAAATTAAATTATGATATTAAGTAGATTTTTGACATTTTTATAAAATAAATACTTTTTAAATAGTTTCCCTCAATAAGGCGTTAACCGCAGCAGCTGCCATAGCAGCGCCTCCTCTAGTTGAATTCAAAACAATTCTAGGAAGATCGGTTGAAATTAGTTTGTTTTTGCTTTTCTCTACTCCAATAAATCCAACAGGCATTCCGATAATTAAACTAGGTAAATCTTTTGCATTCTCTAAAATATCAATTAAATAAGTTAACGCTGTAGGAGAACTGCCAATAACTATAATTGGTGATTTGCTTCCAGAATGCATAGCGGATAACTCCTTCCAACCTTCACTTAATCCATATGCAGTTTTAGTTAAATTTGTATGATTATTTTTTTCAAACCACATTCTAGCGGTGAATACTTTATTCCTAGTGGTATTTTCTGCCATGGATTTTATTGCTGCTGCAGCCATATCAGTATCAGTTAAAATCGGAGCACCATTTTTAAGTGCCTTAAGCCCTTTTTCGCAAGCACCTTCACTAAAATTTACAAGATTTTGAACTGAAAAATCTCCTGAAGTATGTACTAATCTCTCCAACACTTTTGTTTCCAAATAATTTAGATCATTTGCTAATAAATGAGATCTTATGAATCTGATGCTTTCCAAAAAAATTGGATGATCTATTACCATTAAATTTAATTTGTGTTAGAAGTAATCATAGTTAATATATGGTTTTTATTGAGCTATTATGCCAATACAAATATTATGGGGTAATGATTTAAATGCTCAAAATACATTTATTCAAAAATTAATTGATAAGGAAGTATCCAAAGAATGGAAAGAAATTAACGTAACAAATTTAAATGGAGATGATGATGAGCAAGTCAATAAAGCTTTTGATGAAGTTCTTACACCTCCTTTTGGAGAGGGATATAGAATAGTGACATTGAAAAATAATCCAATTTTTACTGCCAAAAATGAGGATCTAAGAACTAAATTTGAAAAAATTCATGACAACATACCTCAAAATACTTATTTCATTTTACAAAATACAAAAAAACCAGACTCAAGACTAAAGAGCACTAAATTTTTACAAAAACTTATCAAAAATAATTTAGCTAAAGAAAAGTCATTTTCTTTACCAGAAATCTGGGACTATGAGGGGCAAAAAAGATTTTTAGAAAATGCAGCAAATGAAATGAATATCAAAATTGATAAAAATGCAGCTGAATTAATAATTGATTCAGTTGGTAATGATAGCTTTAAACTAATAAATGAATTAGCCAAAGCAAAAACATACCTTTCTGCAGTATCAAGTGATTCGAATTCACAACTTTTTATTAAAAGTATTGATGTAAAAAAAATATTTAGTGATCATCAATCCAATATTTTCAAAATCATTGATCTTCTCTTACAAAGAAATATTAATGAAAGCCTCATAGAAATAAATTATTCCTTACAGAAAGGGGAACCTGCTTTAAGACTAAATGCAGGTTTAATTAGTCAAATAAGAATTCATACCATTATAAAATTAGCAGTTAATTCAGGTAACGATAATGCAGATAAGATTTGTAATCTTGCAGGCATTTCTAATCCAAAAAGAATTTTTTTTATTCGAAGAAAAGTCAAAAATGTATCTCAAGAATATTTAATTAATTTAATGAGTAACTTACTAGATATTGAATCATTACTAAAACAAGGTAATAATCCTATAAATGTTTTTACAGAGAAATTAATTAATTTAAGTTAACCAAATTATAAGTTTAAGAATTTACATTATGATTTAAATATGGCTTTACTAGTAAAAAAATTTGGCGGTACTTCTGTAGGTGATATTAAAAAAATTAAAAATATTGCAAGTAGCATCTGTCAAAGTAAAGAAGCAGGAAATGAAATTGTCGTAGTTGTCTCTGCAATGGGGCAA
Coding sequences within it:
- a CDS encoding precorrin-8X methylmutase yields the protein MVIDHPIFLESIRFIRSHLLANDLNYLETKVLERLVHTSGDFSVQNLVNFSEGACEKGLKALKNGAPILTDTDMAAAAIKSMAENTTRNKVFTARMWFEKNNHTNLTKTAYGLSEGWKELSAMHSGSKSPIIVIGSSPTALTYLIDILENAKDLPSLIIGMPVGFIGVEKSKNKLISTDLPRIVLNSTRGGAAMAAAAVNALLRETI
- the holA gene encoding DNA polymerase III subunit delta yields the protein MPIQILWGNDLNAQNTFIQKLIDKEVSKEWKEINVTNLNGDDDEQVNKAFDEVLTPPFGEGYRIVTLKNNPIFTAKNEDLRTKFEKIHDNIPQNTYFILQNTKKPDSRLKSTKFLQKLIKNNLAKEKSFSLPEIWDYEGQKRFLENAANEMNIKIDKNAAELIIDSVGNDSFKLINELAKAKTYLSAVSSDSNSQLFIKSIDVKKIFSDHQSNIFKIIDLLLQRNINESLIEINYSLQKGEPALRLNAGLISQIRIHTIIKLAVNSGNDNADKICNLAGISNPKRIFFIRRKVKNVSQEYLINLMSNLLDIESLLKQGNNPINVFTEKLINLS
- the psbZ gene encoding photosystem II reaction center protein PsbZ: MQAVNFFFVNALLFASLIAVVGVPVLYVTQPSTEEGQRESRRKIYSIAAVWIVLVFVTGIVSSLV
- the mutS gene encoding DNA mismatch repair protein MutS codes for the protein MQEDTIIQKNLFAIGNDNNEQKEITKITEDLSLEDLKKESQKRPRQRKNSTNLINKFKTDLISNNKNVCINEESYSYKTVSKLKLTPVMKHYVTLKEENKDRLLLYRLGDFFECFFEDAVLISNLLEITLTSKDAGKEIGKIPMAGVPHHAMERYCADLIKKNYSVVICDQLEKSSGNYGTPIKRGITRIITPGTVIEEGMLIAKKNNWITAIYLSEENSDESYEWGISKADVSTGELITLEGQSLSKLFDEIIKLDSSEIIVGSNAVRNLLIKGNRQITYTVSQETNFGINEANYLIKNYFQIANLEGIGLKNLNNATRSLGGLLNYLEKINPSNLDKDSSLKISLDFPQIQYGHNKLIIDYQTQKNLEIKNTQREHNYVGSLLWSIDRTYTCMGARCLRRWIDSPLLNVNEIYKRQNIITNFIESKKLRTDTQNLLRAMGDLERLAGRACAGHASPRDLIAIAEGLKKLPRLKSIIKLFKYDLPDWTDQLKNIDEGLLELADTISFKLIENPPLNISEGGMIHDGVDNILDGLRNLMDDYSEWLNKEELKERKISKISNLKIQFHKNFGYYISINKSKVNLAPQHWIKRQTLTNEERYITSEIKNKENKIFQIKSRASSKEYEIFCELRNIVAEKTKQIRSIAKSIASLDALLGLSITSVENNFIKPSLIPINDSMTKNSTKIIAGRNPIVEQLLSDKKFVANDISFEDNQKLIILTGPNASGKSCFIRQLGLIQILTQIGSFVPANNAEIKIADRIFTRIGAVDDQSSGQSTFMVEMSETASILNQATSSSLVLLDEIGRGTSTFDGLSIAWSVSEYLAKKIQCNTIFATHYHELNYLKNSNRNIQNFQVLVEQNNDQLIFSHRIVKGGSNKSYGIEAAKLAGVPKEVIEKAKSVLNSLEENNKLNYDIK
- the ribH gene encoding 6,7-dimethyl-8-ribityllumazine synthase; this encodes MAIFEGSFTNASTLKVGIVIARFNDLITNKILSGCLDCLKRHGLDTSVLSNQVDIVWVPGSFELPIAAKTLMKKKSYDVVIALGAVIRGETSHYDVVISEASKGISQVSNENNVPIIFGVLTTDTMQQALERAGIKNNLGWNYALQAIEMGSLIKNLN
- a CDS encoding nuclear transport factor 2 family protein; the protein is MTRVISIKDLKGLFTKPYGTDAPTKQKWAEFYNENVIFTDPTQETEGLDSYVKAQEKLVKRCDDVFLETHAISITGDCGFVEWTMGLKIMGKEFIYPGTTRLLFGENGLIKEHRDYFDFCGPTFGPVPILGTFIRWLYSKFVS
- a CDS encoding GNAT family N-acetyltransferase; the protein is MKEISLIKHAKGALGLRVFGLGPNLKPTNGLIKLQKLLDTNAFWAKNRTINDLKKCLANSDVVISLWVGKEIVGFGRALTDGIYRGVLWDIVIDQNHQGKGFGTLIVKNLLSSKKIKNTKKLYLMTTNKKLFYSQLDFKEVTSQNLLIHEI